A single genomic interval of Streptomyces sp. BA2 harbors:
- a CDS encoding beta-glucosidase family protein has product MAGTQGPGATQADQAREAVVEAALAALDLDAKARLLGGRDMWSLHPLPEIGLASLVMSDGPIGVRGTRWTADDPSIALPSPTALAATWDQDLARRAGTLLAQEARRKGVHVLLAPTVNLHRSPLGGRHFEAYSEDPYLTGVIGTGYVQGVQSGGVGTTVKHFVANDAETDRFTVDNKVGARALRELYLAPFEAIVTNAHPWGIMTAYNQVNGSTMTEHRYLVNEVLRGEWGFDGYNVSDWMAARSTTGAIEGGLDVAMPGPRTVYGAALAEAVRGGRVKESTVDEAVRNVLRLAARVGILEGAEPVVTDVPAEIDGEALARDIARRALVLVRNENNTLPLRPTASVALIGAAARNARVLGGGSATVFPPRVISPLDGLTAALGEESLTYAVGADPSDELAPADKGFELRAICRDVDGNILGEGSLPSGQVQWIGDDLPDGVTHETMASIEVVGTFTPRESGEHSFGTRGLGAFTLTIDGEVVFDGTEVMGAASDPFEAFFGTPVERAKVSLTAGESVEVSLLHPLDKEHKAPLPGVVFSFVHLGPRRDPDELIAEAVEAARAADTAVVVVATTERVESEGFDRQDLRLPGRQDDLVRAVAAANPRTVVVVNSGSPVELPWRDDVAAVLLGWFPGQEGGAALADVLLGAQEPGGRLPTTWGALADAPVTQVTPADGELAYSEGVFIGYRAWEKTGATPAYAFGHGLGYTDWTYESLTVEGTTATVRVRNSGPRAGREVVQVYLAPTAEDDNRPARWLAGFAGAEAAPGESVEVRIELPRRAFEIWDEDANSWAHQGGSYEIQAGRSITDRRLSETIVV; this is encoded by the coding sequence ATGGCGGGAACCCAGGGCCCCGGAGCCACGCAGGCCGACCAGGCGCGCGAGGCGGTCGTGGAGGCCGCGCTCGCCGCGCTGGATCTGGACGCCAAGGCCCGGCTGCTCGGCGGGCGTGACATGTGGTCGCTGCACCCGCTGCCCGAGATCGGCCTGGCCTCCCTCGTGATGTCCGACGGCCCGATCGGCGTGCGCGGCACCCGCTGGACCGCCGACGACCCGTCCATCGCCCTGCCGTCCCCGACCGCGCTCGCCGCCACCTGGGACCAGGACCTCGCCCGCCGCGCGGGCACCCTCCTCGCCCAGGAGGCCCGCCGCAAGGGCGTCCACGTCCTCCTCGCGCCCACCGTCAACCTGCACCGCTCGCCGCTGGGCGGCCGGCACTTCGAGGCGTACAGCGAAGACCCGTATCTGACCGGCGTCATCGGCACCGGCTATGTCCAGGGCGTGCAGTCCGGCGGCGTCGGCACGACCGTCAAGCACTTCGTCGCGAACGATGCCGAGACCGACCGCTTCACCGTCGACAACAAGGTGGGAGCGCGCGCCCTGCGCGAGCTGTATCTCGCGCCCTTCGAGGCCATCGTCACCAACGCCCACCCCTGGGGCATCATGACCGCGTACAACCAGGTCAACGGCTCGACGATGACCGAGCACCGCTATCTGGTCAACGAAGTCCTGCGCGGCGAGTGGGGCTTCGACGGCTACAACGTCTCCGACTGGATGGCCGCCCGCTCGACCACCGGCGCCATCGAGGGCGGCCTCGACGTCGCCATGCCGGGACCGCGGACCGTGTACGGCGCCGCCCTCGCCGAAGCCGTGCGCGGCGGCCGGGTCAAGGAGTCGACGGTCGACGAAGCCGTCCGCAACGTCCTGCGTCTCGCCGCACGCGTCGGCATCCTCGAAGGCGCCGAACCCGTGGTCACCGACGTGCCCGCCGAGATCGACGGCGAAGCGCTCGCCCGCGACATCGCCCGCCGCGCCCTCGTCCTCGTGCGCAACGAGAACAACACCCTGCCGCTCAGGCCGACCGCCTCTGTCGCCCTCATCGGTGCGGCGGCGCGCAACGCCCGTGTCCTGGGCGGCGGCTCCGCCACCGTCTTCCCCCCGCGCGTGATCTCCCCGCTCGACGGCCTGACGGCGGCGCTGGGCGAGGAATCCCTGACGTACGCCGTCGGCGCCGACCCGAGCGACGAACTCGCCCCCGCCGACAAGGGCTTCGAGCTGCGCGCCATCTGCCGCGACGTGGACGGCAACATCCTGGGCGAGGGCAGCCTCCCCTCCGGCCAGGTCCAGTGGATCGGCGACGACCTGCCCGACGGCGTCACCCACGAGACGATGGCCTCCATCGAGGTCGTCGGCACGTTCACGCCGCGCGAGAGCGGCGAGCACTCCTTCGGCACGCGCGGTCTCGGCGCCTTCACGCTCACGATCGACGGCGAGGTCGTCTTCGACGGCACCGAGGTGATGGGCGCCGCGTCCGACCCCTTCGAGGCGTTCTTCGGCACACCGGTCGAGCGCGCCAAGGTGAGCCTGACGGCGGGCGAGAGCGTCGAGGTCTCCCTGCTCCACCCGCTCGACAAGGAGCACAAGGCTCCGCTGCCCGGCGTGGTGTTCTCCTTCGTGCACCTCGGCCCGCGGCGCGACCCCGACGAGCTGATCGCGGAGGCCGTGGAGGCGGCGCGGGCAGCCGACACGGCGGTCGTGGTCGTCGCCACCACCGAGCGCGTCGAGTCCGAGGGCTTCGACCGGCAGGACCTGCGCCTCCCGGGCCGCCAGGACGACCTGGTGCGCGCCGTGGCCGCGGCCAACCCCCGCACGGTCGTGGTCGTCAACTCCGGTTCCCCGGTGGAGCTTCCGTGGCGCGATGACGTCGCGGCGGTGCTGCTGGGCTGGTTCCCCGGCCAGGAGGGCGGCGCCGCGCTCGCCGACGTGCTGCTCGGCGCCCAGGAGCCGGGCGGGCGGCTGCCCACCACGTGGGGCGCCCTCGCGGACGCCCCGGTCACCCAGGTCACCCCGGCCGACGGCGAACTCGCCTACAGCGAGGGCGTTTTCATCGGCTACCGAGCCTGGGAGAAGACCGGCGCCACCCCTGCGTACGCCTTCGGCCACGGCCTCGGCTACACCGACTGGACGTACGAGTCCCTCACCGTGGAGGGCACGACGGCCACGGTCCGCGTCCGCAACTCCGGTCCGCGCGCGGGCCGCGAGGTCGTCCAGGTCTACCTCGCCCCGACCGCGGAGGACGACAACCGCCCTGCCCGCTGGCTCGCGGGCTTCGCGGGCGCCGAGGCCGCGCCCGGCGAGAGCGTGGAGGTGCGGATCGAACTCCCGCGCCGCGCCTTCGAGATCTGGGACGAGGACGCCAACTCCTGGGCACACCAGGGCGGTTCGTACGAGATTCAGGCGGGCCGTTCCATCACGGACCGCAGGCTGAGCGAGACGATCGTCGTCTGA
- a CDS encoding TetR/AcrR family transcriptional regulator: MATRARSEERRAEILRAALEVIAERGYRGASLSAVAERVGLTQQGLLHYFPTKDALLVAVLEARDQWDAVPTNEIRLDLLGSLVEYNAMRPGIIQTFSALLGESVTDGHPTREYFTERYGSVREKFAAVLRAEYGERLPGGLTPEAAAPLLVAVMDGLQYQWLLDPESVDMAGAFRDFLGLLGGGNGSGE; encoded by the coding sequence ATGGCGACCAGGGCCAGAAGTGAGGAGCGGCGTGCGGAGATCCTCCGGGCCGCCCTGGAGGTGATCGCCGAGCGCGGCTACCGCGGCGCGAGCCTGAGCGCCGTCGCCGAGCGGGTCGGCCTGACCCAGCAGGGTCTGCTGCACTACTTCCCCACGAAGGACGCCCTGCTCGTGGCCGTCCTGGAGGCCCGCGACCAGTGGGACGCGGTGCCGACGAACGAGATCCGCCTAGACCTGCTCGGCTCGCTCGTCGAGTACAACGCGATGCGCCCCGGCATCATCCAGACCTTCTCCGCACTGCTCGGCGAGAGCGTCACGGACGGGCATCCGACACGGGAGTACTTCACCGAGCGGTACGGATCGGTGCGGGAGAAGTTCGCGGCGGTCCTGCGCGCGGAGTACGGCGAGCGGCTTCCCGGAGGTCTCACCCCGGAGGCGGCGGCGCCGCTCCTCGTCGCGGTGATGGACGGGCTTCAGTACCAGTGGCTCCTGGACCCAGAATCGGTGGACATGGCGGGGGCGTTCAGGGATTTCCTGGGTCTGCTCGGTGGCGGGAACGGAAGCGGCGAGTGA